CAATATGTACACCCTGGCTTACAAGCACAAGATCGACAAGCAAACCACCTGGTACGCCAACTATGCGGTGACCATGAATCGTCCCTTGGCGCACTATGACCTGGGCGCCGGAGGACGCGGCGTGACTACCGATTGCCACGATGGCCAGACGATCGCATCGGGCGCGCCCAACTGCTATGCCGGCGGGCGTGTGCAAGGCGTGTCGGCAGGCGTGAACTATAAGTTCTGATCCGAACCGCGTGGCCGGCTGGAAGCACTACGCTAGCGATGTAGCTCTTCCAATGCTGTTCTCAAGGCAAGTGCAATCCCCTTGGCCGCCTGCGAAATCTCGGCCAGCGACGGAAAACTCGGGGCGATGCGGATATGGCGGTCTTCCTCATCGCGGCCATAGGGGAAAGCAGCGCCGGCGGCGGTCAGCGTGATGCCGAGCTCTTTTGCCAGCGCAATAGTGCGTTTGGCGCAACCCGGCGGAGTAACGAGGTCGATGAAATATCCGCCTGCCGGCCGCGTCCACCTTACACCGTCAATAGCGCCAAGGTAGAGGTCGAATTGCGCCAGCACCGCGTCGAACTTCGGCTTCAGCAGTTGCCGGTGGCGCTCCATCAGCGCCTCGACATGCGCGCGGTCTTGCAGGAAGCGTACGTGGCGCAACTGGTTGATCTTGTCCGGACCTATGCTGCGCACCGATGTATTGCGCTGCCACCAGGCGATGTTTGCCGCGGATGAGGCCAGCGCAGCCAGGCCGGAACCCGCCATGGTGATCTTGGAAGTCGAGGCAAACACGATGGCGCGCTCCGGGTTGCCGGCTTGCCGGCAGGCTGCCAGCACGTCGATGCTTGCAGTCTTCTGCTCGCCTAAGTGGTGCATCCGGTAGGCGTCGTCCCACATCAGCACGAAATCCGGCGCCGCTGTCTTCATGGCCGCCAGGCGCTGCACGA
The sequence above is a segment of the Collimonas sp. PA-H2 genome. Coding sequences within it:
- a CDS encoding aminotransferase class I/II-fold pyridoxal phosphate-dependent enzyme; the encoded protein is MTSQDIPAQFEAFQQLALKLDMSRGKPAPEQLDLSNVLLQQLDGFLAADGTDTRNYGIASGLPEARALFADLLEIPAAQIVVDGSASLALMHDTIVFCMLYGIAGQAPWSRQQPVSFLCPVPGYDRHFSICEALGIKMINLPLNDDGPDMELVEKLVASDPAIKGMWCVPKYSNPSGAVYSEQVVQRLAAMKTAAPDFVLMWDDAYRMHHLGEQKTASIDVLAACRQAGNPERAIVFASTSKITMAGSGLAALASSAANIAWWQRNTSVRSIGPDKINQLRHVRFLQDRAHVEALMERHRQLLKPKFDAVLAQFDLYLGAIDGVRWTRPAGGYFIDLVTPPGCAKRTIALAKELGITLTAAGAAFPYGRDEEDRHIRIAPSFPSLAEISQAAKGIALALRTALEELHR